In the genome of Neodiprion pinetum isolate iyNeoPine1 chromosome 2, iyNeoPine1.2, whole genome shotgun sequence, one region contains:
- the LOC124212770 gene encoding uncharacterized protein isoform X2 — protein sequence MSTNGGIPNSNSNGQCYSPDSGDEQNLIPRWAQTPIIVGVPKSPNASFRSRSRYRAGPVRKIRRRAVLKNGECNVLQSRISRRSLRFLQDIFTTLVDTQWRWTLLCFTLSFLLSWLGFAVIWWLIAFTHGDFDEKHLPGVQVENKWTPCIYNVVSFTSCFLFSIETQHTIGYGSRATSEECPEAIFVMCIQSIAGVMIQAFMVGIVFAKMTRPKQRTQTLLFSRNAVICQRDGELCLMFRVGDMRKSHIIGATIRAQIIRSRTTKEGEFLSQHQQELTVGADGNDSDLFFIWPMTIVHRIQAESPLYNMSAENMLTERFEVVVILEGTIESTGQTTQARSSYLPQEILWGHRFEPMVSYSKERQGYEVDYSLFNSTVQVDTPLCSGRELAEFYRVQDDLRHGGGYLVDEDGLLIENYQENNMQGGHIVNAQTGIRAPGHRLVHAESTKSDNSLEDSAIGRSIYRDNSIASQQHNHHHHHQPANPHREPNHHYKNQEGDLDAIEVIDEDDLHQLPDSVNREILKNSREIVYEEDSNNLSRDESFLTMRQFGSKKNLEILEASRPLISGRRHFVRYNPSSDEAEKRSLNGSRRNLSSRNLHSNQDEDKRSLNGSRRNLSGSKRHNQPNFEKAESLHGSTRNLNIGSRENLIGSRFQPGSKELLTTTTTTKRNTSVVKGSKETRDAKSRRRKDDSAKKEVEIEIEGPVGPKNEPPNLHQVALATYLSSPSEMSPESGIVEGSVVLSSPEAVRRDLKLPASSVIARNRRSYEHAQLQDVNAETTTSRPGSGSSSSDSDSSSKVNTPLVVLPGKTGVTLAKQNVSYTSV from the exons ATGAGCACAAACGGCGGAATACCGAATAGCAATTCGAACGGGCAATGTTACTCCCCGGACAGCGGTGACGAACAAAATTTGATACCGAGATGGGCTCAAACACCGATAATCGTTGGTGTACCGAAAAGCCCGAATGCGTCATTCAGAAGCag GAGCCGTTACAGAGCAGGCCCAGTGCGTAAAATTCGCCGACGCGCGGTGTTGAAGAACGGAGAATGCAACGTGCTACAATCGAGGATATCGCGACGATCGTTGCGTTTCCTTCAGGACATATTCACAACATTGGTGGACACTCAGTGGCGTTGGACGCTGTTGTGTTTCACACTGAGTTTCCTCCTGTCCTGGTTAGGTTTCGCTGTGATATGGTGGCTGATAGCTTTCACTCACGGTGACTTCGACGAGAAGCACCTGCCGGGAGTTCAGGTGGAGAACAAGTGGACACCGTGCATATACAACGTGGTCTCGTTCACTAGCTGTTTCCTATTCTCAATCGAGACCCAGCACACGATAGGCTACGGTAGCAGAGCAACGTCGGAGGAGTGTCCCGAGGCCATATTCGTAATGTGTATACAGAGCATAGCCGGTGTTATGATCCAAGCGTTCATGGTCGGCATAGTGTTCGCAAAGATGACGAGACCGAAGCAGAGGACGCAGACGCTCCTGTTCTCGCGCAACGCGGTTATCTGCCAAAGGGACGGTGAGCTGTGCCTGATGTTCAGGGTCGGCGACATGAGGAAGTCGCACATAATCGGGGCGACGATAAGGGCCCAGATAATACGCTCGCGAACGACAAAAGAGGGCGAGTTCCTCTCCCAGCATCAGCAGGAGCTCACCGTTGGCGCTGACGGCAACGACAGCGACCTATTCTTCATATGGCCGATGACCATCGTCCACAGGATACAGGCCGAATCGCCACTCTACAACATGTCGGCTGAGAACATGCTGACCGAACGCTTCGAGGTCGTAGTCATACTCGAGGGCACCATCGAGTCCACCGGTCAAACGACCCAGGCCAGGTCCTCCTACCTTCCTCAGGAAATACTCTGGGGTCACAGGTTCGAACCAATGGTCAGCTACTCCAAGGAGCGACAGGGATACGAGGTCGACTACTCACTGTTCAACAGCACCGTCCAAGTCGACACTCCGTTATGCTCCGGCAGGGAACTGGCCGAGTTCTACAGGGTGCAAGACGACCTTCGACACGGCGGCG gttACCTCGTCGACGAAGACGGACTCTTGATTGAGAATTATCAAGAGAATAATATGCAGGGTGGGCACATCGTTAACGCACAGACGGGAATAAGAGCACCCGGACACCGACTGGTACACGCGGAAAGTACGAAAAGCGATAACAGTTTAGAGGACAGTGCAATCGGGCGAAGTATTTACAGAGATAACTCGATAGCGTCCCAGCAacataatcatcatcatcatcatcagcCGGCTAATCCGCACCGGGAACCAAATCATCATTACAAGAACCAAGAGGGTGATTTGGACGCGATTGAGGTAATCGACGAGGACGATCTTCACCAACTACCGGACTCCGTGAACAGGGAGATACTGAAGAACAGTCGTGAGATAGTGTACGAAGAAGATTCGAATAATCTTTCAAGGGACGAGAGTTTCCTGACGATGCGACAATTCGGTAGTAAGAAGAACCTCGAGATCCTCGAGGCTAGCAGACCGCTAATTTCTGGTCGTCGACACTTCGTCAGGTACAATCCGTCGTCGGACGAAGCTGAGAAGCGATCGTTAAACGGATCGCGGAGGAATCTGAGCAGCAGAAACCTTCACTCGAACCAAGACGAAGATAAGCGTTCTCTGAACGGTTCGCGGAGGAATTTGAGCGGTTCAAAACGCCATAACCAACCGAATTTTGAAAAGGCGGAAAGTTTGCACGGCAGCACGAGGAACCTGAACATCGGTAGCAGAGAGAACTTGATCGGTTCGCGATTTCAACCCGGAAGCAAGGAGCTcctgacgacgacgacgacgaccaAGCGGAATACTTCGGTGGTCAAGGGTTCCAAGGAGACGAGGGACGCGAAATCGAGACGAAGAAAGGACGATAGTGCGAAAAAGGAGGTCGAGATCGAGATCGAGGGACCGGTTGGGCCGAAAAACGAACCTCCGAACCTTCACCAGGTCGCGTTGGCAACCTACTTGTCATCGCCGTCCGAAATGTCACCCGAATCGGGCATCGTTGAGGGTTCGGTTGTCCTGTCAAGTCCCGAGGCGGTAAGACGGGACCTTAAACTTCCGGCAAGCTCAGTTATCGCGAGGAACAGAAGAAGCTACGAACACGCTCAGCTCCAGGATGTGAACGCCGAAACTACCACGTCACGTCCCGGAAGTGGGAGCAGCTCTTCCGACAGCGATTCCTCGTCCAAAGTTAACACTCCGCTCGTAGTTTTGCCCGGTAAGACCGGCGTCACTTTAGCCAAACAGAATGTATCTTACACGAGTGTTTAA
- the LOC124212770 gene encoding uncharacterized protein isoform X4 — MLAGNRARLAFGNHPRLHAQGVVRAGWFIERRSRYRAGPVRKIRRRAVLKNGECNVLQSRISRRSLRFLQDIFTTLVDTQWRWTLLCFTLSFLLSWLGFAVIWWLIAFTHGDFDEKHLPGVQVENKWTPCIYNVVSFTSCFLFSIETQHTIGYGSRATSEECPEAIFVMCIQSIAGVMIQAFMVGIVFAKMTRPKQRTQTLLFSRNAVICQRDGELCLMFRVGDMRKSHIIGATIRAQIIRSRTTKEGEFLSQHQQELTVGADGNDSDLFFIWPMTIVHRIQAESPLYNMSAENMLTERFEVVVILEGTIESTGQTTQARSSYLPQEILWGHRFEPMVSYSKERQGYEVDYSLFNSTVQVDTPLCSGRELAEFYRVQDDLRHGGGYLVDEDGLLIENYQENNMQGGHIVNAQTGIRAPGHRLVHAESTKSDNSLEDSAIGRSIYRDNSIASQQHNHHHHHQPANPHREPNHHYKNQEGDLDAIEVIDEDDLHQLPDSVNREILKNSREIVYEEDSNNLSRDESFLTMRQFGSKKNLEILEASRPLISGRRHFVRYNPSSDEAEKRSLNGSRRNLSSRNLHSNQDEDKRSLNGSRRNLSGSKRHNQPNFEKAESLHGSTRNLNIGSRENLIGSRFQPGSKELLTTTTTTKRNTSVVKGSKETRDAKSRRRKDDSAKKEVEIEIEGPVGPKNEPPNLHQVALATYLSSPSEMSPESGIVEGSVVLSSPEAVRRDLKLPASSVIARNRRSYEHAQLQDVNAETTTSRPGSGSSSSDSDSSSKVNTPLVVLPGKTGVTLAKQNVSYTSV; from the exons GAGCCGTTACAGAGCAGGCCCAGTGCGTAAAATTCGCCGACGCGCGGTGTTGAAGAACGGAGAATGCAACGTGCTACAATCGAGGATATCGCGACGATCGTTGCGTTTCCTTCAGGACATATTCACAACATTGGTGGACACTCAGTGGCGTTGGACGCTGTTGTGTTTCACACTGAGTTTCCTCCTGTCCTGGTTAGGTTTCGCTGTGATATGGTGGCTGATAGCTTTCACTCACGGTGACTTCGACGAGAAGCACCTGCCGGGAGTTCAGGTGGAGAACAAGTGGACACCGTGCATATACAACGTGGTCTCGTTCACTAGCTGTTTCCTATTCTCAATCGAGACCCAGCACACGATAGGCTACGGTAGCAGAGCAACGTCGGAGGAGTGTCCCGAGGCCATATTCGTAATGTGTATACAGAGCATAGCCGGTGTTATGATCCAAGCGTTCATGGTCGGCATAGTGTTCGCAAAGATGACGAGACCGAAGCAGAGGACGCAGACGCTCCTGTTCTCGCGCAACGCGGTTATCTGCCAAAGGGACGGTGAGCTGTGCCTGATGTTCAGGGTCGGCGACATGAGGAAGTCGCACATAATCGGGGCGACGATAAGGGCCCAGATAATACGCTCGCGAACGACAAAAGAGGGCGAGTTCCTCTCCCAGCATCAGCAGGAGCTCACCGTTGGCGCTGACGGCAACGACAGCGACCTATTCTTCATATGGCCGATGACCATCGTCCACAGGATACAGGCCGAATCGCCACTCTACAACATGTCGGCTGAGAACATGCTGACCGAACGCTTCGAGGTCGTAGTCATACTCGAGGGCACCATCGAGTCCACCGGTCAAACGACCCAGGCCAGGTCCTCCTACCTTCCTCAGGAAATACTCTGGGGTCACAGGTTCGAACCAATGGTCAGCTACTCCAAGGAGCGACAGGGATACGAGGTCGACTACTCACTGTTCAACAGCACCGTCCAAGTCGACACTCCGTTATGCTCCGGCAGGGAACTGGCCGAGTTCTACAGGGTGCAAGACGACCTTCGACACGGCGGCG gttACCTCGTCGACGAAGACGGACTCTTGATTGAGAATTATCAAGAGAATAATATGCAGGGTGGGCACATCGTTAACGCACAGACGGGAATAAGAGCACCCGGACACCGACTGGTACACGCGGAAAGTACGAAAAGCGATAACAGTTTAGAGGACAGTGCAATCGGGCGAAGTATTTACAGAGATAACTCGATAGCGTCCCAGCAacataatcatcatcatcatcatcagcCGGCTAATCCGCACCGGGAACCAAATCATCATTACAAGAACCAAGAGGGTGATTTGGACGCGATTGAGGTAATCGACGAGGACGATCTTCACCAACTACCGGACTCCGTGAACAGGGAGATACTGAAGAACAGTCGTGAGATAGTGTACGAAGAAGATTCGAATAATCTTTCAAGGGACGAGAGTTTCCTGACGATGCGACAATTCGGTAGTAAGAAGAACCTCGAGATCCTCGAGGCTAGCAGACCGCTAATTTCTGGTCGTCGACACTTCGTCAGGTACAATCCGTCGTCGGACGAAGCTGAGAAGCGATCGTTAAACGGATCGCGGAGGAATCTGAGCAGCAGAAACCTTCACTCGAACCAAGACGAAGATAAGCGTTCTCTGAACGGTTCGCGGAGGAATTTGAGCGGTTCAAAACGCCATAACCAACCGAATTTTGAAAAGGCGGAAAGTTTGCACGGCAGCACGAGGAACCTGAACATCGGTAGCAGAGAGAACTTGATCGGTTCGCGATTTCAACCCGGAAGCAAGGAGCTcctgacgacgacgacgacgaccaAGCGGAATACTTCGGTGGTCAAGGGTTCCAAGGAGACGAGGGACGCGAAATCGAGACGAAGAAAGGACGATAGTGCGAAAAAGGAGGTCGAGATCGAGATCGAGGGACCGGTTGGGCCGAAAAACGAACCTCCGAACCTTCACCAGGTCGCGTTGGCAACCTACTTGTCATCGCCGTCCGAAATGTCACCCGAATCGGGCATCGTTGAGGGTTCGGTTGTCCTGTCAAGTCCCGAGGCGGTAAGACGGGACCTTAAACTTCCGGCAAGCTCAGTTATCGCGAGGAACAGAAGAAGCTACGAACACGCTCAGCTCCAGGATGTGAACGCCGAAACTACCACGTCACGTCCCGGAAGTGGGAGCAGCTCTTCCGACAGCGATTCCTCGTCCAAAGTTAACACTCCGCTCGTAGTTTTGCCCGGTAAGACCGGCGTCACTTTAGCCAAACAGAATGTATCTTACACGAGTGTTTAA
- the LOC124212770 gene encoding uncharacterized protein isoform X3 yields the protein MTAETLACISDDSPTPLILGLHACRKSSPSSLRKSPSITRPRSRPSWSRYRAGPVRKIRRRAVLKNGECNVLQSRISRRSLRFLQDIFTTLVDTQWRWTLLCFTLSFLLSWLGFAVIWWLIAFTHGDFDEKHLPGVQVENKWTPCIYNVVSFTSCFLFSIETQHTIGYGSRATSEECPEAIFVMCIQSIAGVMIQAFMVGIVFAKMTRPKQRTQTLLFSRNAVICQRDGELCLMFRVGDMRKSHIIGATIRAQIIRSRTTKEGEFLSQHQQELTVGADGNDSDLFFIWPMTIVHRIQAESPLYNMSAENMLTERFEVVVILEGTIESTGQTTQARSSYLPQEILWGHRFEPMVSYSKERQGYEVDYSLFNSTVQVDTPLCSGRELAEFYRVQDDLRHGGGYLVDEDGLLIENYQENNMQGGHIVNAQTGIRAPGHRLVHAESTKSDNSLEDSAIGRSIYRDNSIASQQHNHHHHHQPANPHREPNHHYKNQEGDLDAIEVIDEDDLHQLPDSVNREILKNSREIVYEEDSNNLSRDESFLTMRQFGSKKNLEILEASRPLISGRRHFVRYNPSSDEAEKRSLNGSRRNLSSRNLHSNQDEDKRSLNGSRRNLSGSKRHNQPNFEKAESLHGSTRNLNIGSRENLIGSRFQPGSKELLTTTTTTKRNTSVVKGSKETRDAKSRRRKDDSAKKEVEIEIEGPVGPKNEPPNLHQVALATYLSSPSEMSPESGIVEGSVVLSSPEAVRRDLKLPASSVIARNRRSYEHAQLQDVNAETTTSRPGSGSSSSDSDSSSKVNTPLVVLPGKTGVTLAKQNVSYTSV from the exons GAGCCGTTACAGAGCAGGCCCAGTGCGTAAAATTCGCCGACGCGCGGTGTTGAAGAACGGAGAATGCAACGTGCTACAATCGAGGATATCGCGACGATCGTTGCGTTTCCTTCAGGACATATTCACAACATTGGTGGACACTCAGTGGCGTTGGACGCTGTTGTGTTTCACACTGAGTTTCCTCCTGTCCTGGTTAGGTTTCGCTGTGATATGGTGGCTGATAGCTTTCACTCACGGTGACTTCGACGAGAAGCACCTGCCGGGAGTTCAGGTGGAGAACAAGTGGACACCGTGCATATACAACGTGGTCTCGTTCACTAGCTGTTTCCTATTCTCAATCGAGACCCAGCACACGATAGGCTACGGTAGCAGAGCAACGTCGGAGGAGTGTCCCGAGGCCATATTCGTAATGTGTATACAGAGCATAGCCGGTGTTATGATCCAAGCGTTCATGGTCGGCATAGTGTTCGCAAAGATGACGAGACCGAAGCAGAGGACGCAGACGCTCCTGTTCTCGCGCAACGCGGTTATCTGCCAAAGGGACGGTGAGCTGTGCCTGATGTTCAGGGTCGGCGACATGAGGAAGTCGCACATAATCGGGGCGACGATAAGGGCCCAGATAATACGCTCGCGAACGACAAAAGAGGGCGAGTTCCTCTCCCAGCATCAGCAGGAGCTCACCGTTGGCGCTGACGGCAACGACAGCGACCTATTCTTCATATGGCCGATGACCATCGTCCACAGGATACAGGCCGAATCGCCACTCTACAACATGTCGGCTGAGAACATGCTGACCGAACGCTTCGAGGTCGTAGTCATACTCGAGGGCACCATCGAGTCCACCGGTCAAACGACCCAGGCCAGGTCCTCCTACCTTCCTCAGGAAATACTCTGGGGTCACAGGTTCGAACCAATGGTCAGCTACTCCAAGGAGCGACAGGGATACGAGGTCGACTACTCACTGTTCAACAGCACCGTCCAAGTCGACACTCCGTTATGCTCCGGCAGGGAACTGGCCGAGTTCTACAGGGTGCAAGACGACCTTCGACACGGCGGCG gttACCTCGTCGACGAAGACGGACTCTTGATTGAGAATTATCAAGAGAATAATATGCAGGGTGGGCACATCGTTAACGCACAGACGGGAATAAGAGCACCCGGACACCGACTGGTACACGCGGAAAGTACGAAAAGCGATAACAGTTTAGAGGACAGTGCAATCGGGCGAAGTATTTACAGAGATAACTCGATAGCGTCCCAGCAacataatcatcatcatcatcatcagcCGGCTAATCCGCACCGGGAACCAAATCATCATTACAAGAACCAAGAGGGTGATTTGGACGCGATTGAGGTAATCGACGAGGACGATCTTCACCAACTACCGGACTCCGTGAACAGGGAGATACTGAAGAACAGTCGTGAGATAGTGTACGAAGAAGATTCGAATAATCTTTCAAGGGACGAGAGTTTCCTGACGATGCGACAATTCGGTAGTAAGAAGAACCTCGAGATCCTCGAGGCTAGCAGACCGCTAATTTCTGGTCGTCGACACTTCGTCAGGTACAATCCGTCGTCGGACGAAGCTGAGAAGCGATCGTTAAACGGATCGCGGAGGAATCTGAGCAGCAGAAACCTTCACTCGAACCAAGACGAAGATAAGCGTTCTCTGAACGGTTCGCGGAGGAATTTGAGCGGTTCAAAACGCCATAACCAACCGAATTTTGAAAAGGCGGAAAGTTTGCACGGCAGCACGAGGAACCTGAACATCGGTAGCAGAGAGAACTTGATCGGTTCGCGATTTCAACCCGGAAGCAAGGAGCTcctgacgacgacgacgacgaccaAGCGGAATACTTCGGTGGTCAAGGGTTCCAAGGAGACGAGGGACGCGAAATCGAGACGAAGAAAGGACGATAGTGCGAAAAAGGAGGTCGAGATCGAGATCGAGGGACCGGTTGGGCCGAAAAACGAACCTCCGAACCTTCACCAGGTCGCGTTGGCAACCTACTTGTCATCGCCGTCCGAAATGTCACCCGAATCGGGCATCGTTGAGGGTTCGGTTGTCCTGTCAAGTCCCGAGGCGGTAAGACGGGACCTTAAACTTCCGGCAAGCTCAGTTATCGCGAGGAACAGAAGAAGCTACGAACACGCTCAGCTCCAGGATGTGAACGCCGAAACTACCACGTCACGTCCCGGAAGTGGGAGCAGCTCTTCCGACAGCGATTCCTCGTCCAAAGTTAACACTCCGCTCGTAGTTTTGCCCGGTAAGACCGGCGTCACTTTAGCCAAACAGAATGTATCTTACACGAGTGTTTAA
- the LOC124212770 gene encoding uncharacterized protein isoform X1, translated as MEEPSQKLFRLPGTIEEEEEREMEILQERGDNQSGNHLQPRCESPLLSMPQRIPTVPSLPKNITLVRVSTQSSSIGGGMGRQDSARSRYRAGPVRKIRRRAVLKNGECNVLQSRISRRSLRFLQDIFTTLVDTQWRWTLLCFTLSFLLSWLGFAVIWWLIAFTHGDFDEKHLPGVQVENKWTPCIYNVVSFTSCFLFSIETQHTIGYGSRATSEECPEAIFVMCIQSIAGVMIQAFMVGIVFAKMTRPKQRTQTLLFSRNAVICQRDGELCLMFRVGDMRKSHIIGATIRAQIIRSRTTKEGEFLSQHQQELTVGADGNDSDLFFIWPMTIVHRIQAESPLYNMSAENMLTERFEVVVILEGTIESTGQTTQARSSYLPQEILWGHRFEPMVSYSKERQGYEVDYSLFNSTVQVDTPLCSGRELAEFYRVQDDLRHGGGYLVDEDGLLIENYQENNMQGGHIVNAQTGIRAPGHRLVHAESTKSDNSLEDSAIGRSIYRDNSIASQQHNHHHHHQPANPHREPNHHYKNQEGDLDAIEVIDEDDLHQLPDSVNREILKNSREIVYEEDSNNLSRDESFLTMRQFGSKKNLEILEASRPLISGRRHFVRYNPSSDEAEKRSLNGSRRNLSSRNLHSNQDEDKRSLNGSRRNLSGSKRHNQPNFEKAESLHGSTRNLNIGSRENLIGSRFQPGSKELLTTTTTTKRNTSVVKGSKETRDAKSRRRKDDSAKKEVEIEIEGPVGPKNEPPNLHQVALATYLSSPSEMSPESGIVEGSVVLSSPEAVRRDLKLPASSVIARNRRSYEHAQLQDVNAETTTSRPGSGSSSSDSDSSSKVNTPLVVLPGKTGVTLAKQNVSYTSV; from the exons GAGCCGTTACAGAGCAGGCCCAGTGCGTAAAATTCGCCGACGCGCGGTGTTGAAGAACGGAGAATGCAACGTGCTACAATCGAGGATATCGCGACGATCGTTGCGTTTCCTTCAGGACATATTCACAACATTGGTGGACACTCAGTGGCGTTGGACGCTGTTGTGTTTCACACTGAGTTTCCTCCTGTCCTGGTTAGGTTTCGCTGTGATATGGTGGCTGATAGCTTTCACTCACGGTGACTTCGACGAGAAGCACCTGCCGGGAGTTCAGGTGGAGAACAAGTGGACACCGTGCATATACAACGTGGTCTCGTTCACTAGCTGTTTCCTATTCTCAATCGAGACCCAGCACACGATAGGCTACGGTAGCAGAGCAACGTCGGAGGAGTGTCCCGAGGCCATATTCGTAATGTGTATACAGAGCATAGCCGGTGTTATGATCCAAGCGTTCATGGTCGGCATAGTGTTCGCAAAGATGACGAGACCGAAGCAGAGGACGCAGACGCTCCTGTTCTCGCGCAACGCGGTTATCTGCCAAAGGGACGGTGAGCTGTGCCTGATGTTCAGGGTCGGCGACATGAGGAAGTCGCACATAATCGGGGCGACGATAAGGGCCCAGATAATACGCTCGCGAACGACAAAAGAGGGCGAGTTCCTCTCCCAGCATCAGCAGGAGCTCACCGTTGGCGCTGACGGCAACGACAGCGACCTATTCTTCATATGGCCGATGACCATCGTCCACAGGATACAGGCCGAATCGCCACTCTACAACATGTCGGCTGAGAACATGCTGACCGAACGCTTCGAGGTCGTAGTCATACTCGAGGGCACCATCGAGTCCACCGGTCAAACGACCCAGGCCAGGTCCTCCTACCTTCCTCAGGAAATACTCTGGGGTCACAGGTTCGAACCAATGGTCAGCTACTCCAAGGAGCGACAGGGATACGAGGTCGACTACTCACTGTTCAACAGCACCGTCCAAGTCGACACTCCGTTATGCTCCGGCAGGGAACTGGCCGAGTTCTACAGGGTGCAAGACGACCTTCGACACGGCGGCG gttACCTCGTCGACGAAGACGGACTCTTGATTGAGAATTATCAAGAGAATAATATGCAGGGTGGGCACATCGTTAACGCACAGACGGGAATAAGAGCACCCGGACACCGACTGGTACACGCGGAAAGTACGAAAAGCGATAACAGTTTAGAGGACAGTGCAATCGGGCGAAGTATTTACAGAGATAACTCGATAGCGTCCCAGCAacataatcatcatcatcatcatcagcCGGCTAATCCGCACCGGGAACCAAATCATCATTACAAGAACCAAGAGGGTGATTTGGACGCGATTGAGGTAATCGACGAGGACGATCTTCACCAACTACCGGACTCCGTGAACAGGGAGATACTGAAGAACAGTCGTGAGATAGTGTACGAAGAAGATTCGAATAATCTTTCAAGGGACGAGAGTTTCCTGACGATGCGACAATTCGGTAGTAAGAAGAACCTCGAGATCCTCGAGGCTAGCAGACCGCTAATTTCTGGTCGTCGACACTTCGTCAGGTACAATCCGTCGTCGGACGAAGCTGAGAAGCGATCGTTAAACGGATCGCGGAGGAATCTGAGCAGCAGAAACCTTCACTCGAACCAAGACGAAGATAAGCGTTCTCTGAACGGTTCGCGGAGGAATTTGAGCGGTTCAAAACGCCATAACCAACCGAATTTTGAAAAGGCGGAAAGTTTGCACGGCAGCACGAGGAACCTGAACATCGGTAGCAGAGAGAACTTGATCGGTTCGCGATTTCAACCCGGAAGCAAGGAGCTcctgacgacgacgacgacgaccaAGCGGAATACTTCGGTGGTCAAGGGTTCCAAGGAGACGAGGGACGCGAAATCGAGACGAAGAAAGGACGATAGTGCGAAAAAGGAGGTCGAGATCGAGATCGAGGGACCGGTTGGGCCGAAAAACGAACCTCCGAACCTTCACCAGGTCGCGTTGGCAACCTACTTGTCATCGCCGTCCGAAATGTCACCCGAATCGGGCATCGTTGAGGGTTCGGTTGTCCTGTCAAGTCCCGAGGCGGTAAGACGGGACCTTAAACTTCCGGCAAGCTCAGTTATCGCGAGGAACAGAAGAAGCTACGAACACGCTCAGCTCCAGGATGTGAACGCCGAAACTACCACGTCACGTCCCGGAAGTGGGAGCAGCTCTTCCGACAGCGATTCCTCGTCCAAAGTTAACACTCCGCTCGTAGTTTTGCCCGGTAAGACCGGCGTCACTTTAGCCAAACAGAATGTATCTTACACGAGTGTTTAA